One stretch of Actinomycetota bacterium DNA includes these proteins:
- a CDS encoding SDR family oxidoreductase, whose protein sequence is MDTEHNQPRVALVAGATRGAGRAIAVELARAGLHVYATGRSSRATGRSEIGRPETIEDTGDLMAAAGGHGTALVVDHEDPAAVAALVARIESDHGRLDVLVNDIFGGDRYAQWHTPMWEHDLAGGLRMLRMGVDTHLITAHAALPLLLRGERGLLVEMTDGTAEVNANYREGVGFFYDLVKANVSRIILSLTHELRDRPATALGVTPGWLRSEAMLEGFGVTEETWRDALAKVPGFAISESPTYVARGVAALAQDPEAAQFAGQVLTARQLADRYGVTDADGSRPDAWGYIATYGMSEQSGRDVERFR, encoded by the coding sequence ATGGACACCGAGCACAACCAACCACGGGTCGCGCTGGTGGCGGGAGCGACGCGGGGAGCCGGACGCGCCATCGCGGTCGAGCTGGCCCGGGCCGGGCTGCATGTGTACGCCACCGGGCGCAGCAGCCGCGCCACGGGGAGGTCGGAGATCGGGCGGCCGGAGACGATCGAGGACACCGGCGACCTGATGGCCGCCGCCGGCGGGCATGGTACGGCCCTGGTGGTCGACCACGAGGACCCCGCGGCCGTGGCCGCCCTGGTCGCCCGGATCGAGTCCGACCACGGCCGCCTGGACGTCCTGGTCAACGACATCTTCGGCGGCGACCGCTACGCGCAGTGGCACACGCCGATGTGGGAGCACGACCTCGCCGGTGGCCTGCGGATGCTGCGGATGGGCGTGGACACCCACCTCATCACCGCCCACGCCGCCCTGCCGTTGCTGCTGCGCGGCGAGCGCGGGCTGCTGGTCGAGATGACCGACGGCACGGCCGAGGTCAACGCCAACTACCGCGAGGGGGTCGGCTTCTTCTACGACCTGGTCAAGGCGAACGTGAGCCGGATCATCCTCTCGCTCACCCATGAGCTGCGTGACCGGCCGGCGACGGCACTCGGGGTCACGCCCGGCTGGCTGCGCTCGGAGGCCATGCTGGAGGGCTTCGGGGTCACCGAGGAGACCTGGCGAGACGCGCTCGCCAAGGTGCCAGGGTTCGCGATCTCAGAGTCGCCGACCTACGTGGCCCGCGGGGTCGCCGCCCTCGCCCAGGACCCGGAGGCGGCCCAGTTCGCCGGTCAGGTGCTCACCGCCCGCCAGCTGGCCGACCGCTACGGCGTGACCGACGCCGACGGCTCCCGCCCGGACGCCTGGGGCTACATCGCCACCTACGGCATGAGCGAGCAGAGCGGCCGGGACGTCGAGCGGTTCCGCTGA